ATTGATTGGTTCTTTAGGAAGTCAAGCTTTTTTGATGAAGAAGTAGAACGGACGATTCAAAGTGTAATTCGATCAATTTTTAGGTATGGAATTTTAATCAGTCTTGTTTTTTATCTAATTAGTCAATTTGTAGATATAAAAGGTATTCTTGCAGGTGCAGGGATTGCCGGCGTTGTCGTCGGTTTTGCTGCACAACAGATGCTAAAAGATGTTATATTAGGGCTTGCAAGATTAACGGACAAAGAGTTTCGTGTCGGCGATTTTGTTACTTTTAACGGAACAAGTTCAGGTACCATTGAGGAAATCAGTATTCGCTTTATGCAAATTCGTGAATGGTCGGGAAAACTTCTTACCATCCCACATGGAGAGATTAGAACGATACAAAATTTTAATAAAGGCTGGATGCGGGTTATTGAAAGGATTACGGTAAGTTATCAAGAAGATCCTACAAGAATAAAGGAATTGTTAGAAAAAGTGTGTGTTATCTGCAATGAAAAACTGGATCAAAGCCTATATAGGATAGAGGACGAGGCTGTTGAATCATTTCACTATATTGGTGTTACAGACTTAAATCCAAATCTTAAATATGTTGGGTACGAATTTTGTATTGTAGGTTTGGTTAAACCTGAGGAGTATTTTGAAACTTCCAGGCGAGTAAGGTTTGAACTAATGTCTATATTCCATGAGAATCAAGTACAAATGCCAGCAGCGAATATGTTCGTTCATACTGAAAAATTACAGCTGGAGAGTAGCTTTCACCAAGTAGATAAAGAAAACTAGCTGATTGGAAATTATATTAAGAATTTTGGTTTGTAGCCTGGCAGATTTCAATGAGCTTAAGGGGTTAAACAATTCCTCCTAAAAAAGTAACAGTAACTTCCGCACTCGGGCACAATTCTGTAGTAAGAATTGTGCTCACTCTTTATATATCAGGACATACTCTCGAATAATTAATTGTGGAAAAATGACAATTTGAGATGGTGCGTTAGTGGCATAAAAAACATTAAATGAATCAAACTTTATTCCAAACCAATACTAGGAACAAAAAACCTGTCAATTACTTGACAGGTTCACTACACATTAAAACGATAACCAGCTCCCCACACTGTTTCAATATATTGCGGATGAGCAGGATCTCTTTCAATTTTTTCACGTAACTTTCTAATATGAACAACAACTGTCGCTAAATCACCTGCTGAGTCTAATCCCCAAATCCGTTCAAATAACTGTTCTTTATTTAATACTTGATTTGGATGCGTCACAAAAAATGTTAATAAGTCAAATTCCTTCGTTGTAAACGCAACTTCCTCATTATTTATAAAAACTTTTCTAGCTCGCTGATCAATAGAAATCCCATGAATGAATAACGTATCACGTTGCTTACCCATATTTCCTAATAATCTTTCATAACGAGAAATATGTGCTTTGACTCTTGCAACTAACTCACTTGGACTAAATGGCTTTGTTATATAATCATCCGCTCCTAATCCAAGTCCACGAATTTTATCAATATCTTCTTTCTTTGCTGAAACAAGTAAAATAGGAATATCTTTTACAGCGCGTATTTGTTTACAAATTTCGAATCCATTCATCTTCGGAAGCATAATATCTAAAATAATTAAATCATAATCTTCCTGCAAGGCCATCTGTAAGCCCGTTTCTCCAGAATGCTCTACATCCACTTGAAAATCGTGAATCTCTAAATAATCTCGCTGCAATTCTGCAATACTTACTTCATCTTCTACTAGTAAAATTCTCTTCAATCTACTCACCACATTCCTGTACTTTTTCCAATGAGAAGAAAATACTTGTGCTTTCTCCAAGCTTACTTTCTGCCCAAATCTTTCCCCCATGTTCTTCAACAATTTGCTTCGCTATCGCTAAACCAAGTCCACTCCCACCTGTACTAGAATTTCGCGATTGTTCTGCACGATAAAACCGCTCAAAAATATATGGAAGCGTCTCAGATTCTATCCCTGATCCATTATCCATAACTTTCACAGTAACCTTGTTTTCATTACTGGATACTGTAACGGTAATTTTTTTCTCTTCTTTATCCATGTATTTCACACTATTATGAATTAAATTCGATATAACTCTCTTTATTTTTTCACGATCTGCCGTTACATATAGTGGTGATGCATGCAGTAATTGTAAGCATATATATATACCTTCTTCACTTAAATCCATCTGTATCTCTTCTATTAAATCTTGCATAAACATATTTAACTCTATCGTTTCAAATTGAAATGGAACTCGGTTCAAATCTAACTTAGAAAACAAAAATAGTTCAT
The DNA window shown above is from Bacillus clarus and carries:
- a CDS encoding mechanosensitive ion channel family protein, with the translated sequence MNVLTFTEEFFNYVREFLLLRFTLFALVLMTFSFIINRIIDWFFRKSSFFDEEVERTIQSVIRSIFRYGILISLVFYLISQFVDIKGILAGAGIAGVVVGFAAQQMLKDVILGLARLTDKEFRVGDFVTFNGTSSGTIEEISIRFMQIREWSGKLLTIPHGEIRTIQNFNKGWMRVIERITVSYQEDPTRIKELLEKVCVICNEKLDQSLYRIEDEAVESFHYIGVTDLNPNLKYVGYEFCIVGLVKPEEYFETSRRVRFELMSIFHENQVQMPAANMFVHTEKLQLESSFHQVDKEN
- a CDS encoding response regulator transcription factor, which codes for MKRILLVEDEVSIAELQRDYLEIHDFQVDVEHSGETGLQMALQEDYDLIILDIMLPKMNGFEICKQIRAVKDIPILLVSAKKEDIDKIRGLGLGADDYITKPFSPSELVARVKAHISRYERLLGNMGKQRDTLFIHGISIDQRARKVFINNEEVAFTTKEFDLLTFFVTHPNQVLNKEQLFERIWGLDSAGDLATVVVHIRKLREKIERDPAHPQYIETVWGAGYRFNV